The Pseudomonas parafulva genome window below encodes:
- a CDS encoding ureidoglycolate lyase, with protein MRTLMIEPLTKEAFAPFGDVIETDGSDHFMINNGSTMRFHKLATVQTAEPEDRAIISIFRADALEVPLTIRMLERHPLGSQAFVPLLGNPFLIVVAPLGDAPVSGLVRAFRSNGRQGVNYHRGVWHHPVLTIEKRDDFLVVDRSGSGNNCDEHYFPEEQMLILDPHQ; from the coding sequence ATGCGTACCCTGATGATCGAGCCGCTGACCAAAGAAGCCTTCGCCCCCTTCGGTGACGTGATCGAAACCGACGGCAGCGACCACTTCATGATCAACAACGGCTCGACCATGCGCTTCCACAAGCTCGCCACGGTGCAAACCGCCGAGCCGGAAGACCGGGCGATCATCAGCATCTTCCGCGCCGATGCCCTGGAGGTGCCATTGACCATCCGCATGCTGGAGCGCCATCCGCTGGGCAGCCAGGCCTTCGTGCCGCTGCTGGGCAACCCCTTTCTGATCGTGGTCGCGCCACTTGGCGATGCACCTGTATCAGGTCTGGTCCGCGCCTTCCGTAGCAACGGCAGGCAGGGCGTCAATTACCATCGCGGCGTCTGGCACCACCCGGTGCTGACGATCGAAAAGCGGGATGACTTCCTGGTGGTTGATCGCAGTGGTTCCGGCAACAACTGCGACGAGCATTACTTCCCCGAGGAGCAGATGTTGATCCTCGATCCCCACCAATAA
- a CDS encoding outer membrane protein OmpK — translation MRILNSLILAGGLLACATSHAGDLLNWQNNSLTYLWGKNFKVNPETQQTLTFEHADSWKYGDNFLFVDKIFYQGKKDGNNGANTYYGEISPRLSFGKIFDQKLAFGPVTDVLLAMTYEFGEGDTESYLIGPGFDLAVPGFDYFQLNFYHRTTDGSRPGDHVWQITPVWGYTLPVGASDVLIDGFMDWVVDNDRNGRGSYHANLHFNPQVKYDLGKALHMGEKQLYVGIEYDYWSNKYGIKDSDAFTTDQNTMSLLVKVHF, via the coding sequence ATGCGGATTCTCAACAGCCTGATCCTCGCCGGTGGCCTGCTGGCCTGCGCCACCAGCCACGCCGGTGACCTGCTGAACTGGCAGAACAACAGCCTGACCTACCTGTGGGGCAAGAACTTCAAGGTCAACCCTGAAACCCAGCAGACCCTGACCTTCGAGCACGCCGACTCCTGGAAGTACGGCGACAACTTCCTGTTCGTCGACAAGATCTTCTACCAGGGCAAGAAAGACGGGAACAACGGCGCCAACACCTACTACGGTGAGATCTCCCCGCGCCTGTCGTTCGGCAAGATCTTCGATCAGAAGCTGGCCTTCGGCCCAGTGACCGACGTGCTCTTGGCCATGACCTACGAGTTCGGCGAAGGCGATACCGAGTCGTACCTGATCGGCCCCGGCTTCGACCTGGCCGTGCCGGGCTTCGACTACTTCCAGCTCAACTTCTACCACCGCACCACCGACGGCAGCCGCCCGGGCGATCATGTCTGGCAGATCACCCCGGTGTGGGGCTACACCCTGCCGGTGGGCGCCTCCGACGTGCTGATCGACGGCTTCATGGACTGGGTGGTGGACAACGACCGCAATGGGCGCGGCAGCTACCACGCCAACCTGCACTTCAACCCGCAGGTGAAGTACGACCTGGGCAAGGCGCTGCACATGGGTGAAAAACAGTTGTACGTGGGCATCGAGTACGACTACTGGAGCAACAAGTACGGCATCAAGGACAGCGATGCCTTCACCACCGACCAGAACACCATGAGCCTGCTGGTCAAGGTGCACTTCTGA
- a CDS encoding urate hydroxylase PuuD codes for MEAHLHEWLNLSIRWVHMITGVAWIGASFYFVWLENNLNRSNPRDGLSGDLWAIHGGGIYHLEKYKLAPPKMPDDLHWFKWEAYFTWMSGIALLCVVFYWNPTLYLLAPGSSLSGAEGVAIGIGSLVAGWFVYDFLCDSPLGKRPALLGGVLFVLIIAACWGFSLVFSGRGAYLHTGAIIGTIMVGNVFRIIMPAQRQLVAAIAANQTPDPLLPAKGLLRSRHNNYFTLPVLFIMISNHFPSTYGSQYNWLILAGIAVAAVLVRHYFNTRHASNKYAWTLPAGALAMICLAYVTAPKPLPASPEQAAAPIQYQPLPASAVGGKTAAEHRAEAAAKAAEAPAAAPAQATAQAEPGNFEAIHHVIQERCTVCHSSKPTSPLFSTAPAGVMFDTPQQIQTQAARIQAQAVASQIMPLGNITQMTVEERKLVGDWIAKGAPVN; via the coding sequence GTGGAAGCACATCTTCACGAATGGCTGAACCTGAGCATTCGCTGGGTTCACATGATCACCGGCGTGGCCTGGATCGGTGCATCGTTCTACTTCGTCTGGCTGGAGAACAATCTCAACCGCAGCAACCCGCGCGACGGCCTGTCGGGCGACTTGTGGGCCATCCACGGCGGCGGCATCTACCACCTGGAGAAATACAAGCTCGCACCGCCGAAAATGCCCGATGACCTGCACTGGTTCAAATGGGAGGCGTATTTCACCTGGATGTCGGGCATCGCCTTGCTCTGCGTGGTGTTCTACTGGAACCCGACCCTCTACCTGCTCGCCCCCGGCAGCAGCCTGAGCGGCGCCGAGGGCGTGGCCATCGGCATCGGCTCGCTGGTGGCGGGCTGGTTCGTCTACGACTTCCTCTGCGATTCGCCCTTGGGCAAGCGCCCTGCCCTGCTCGGCGGCGTGCTGTTCGTGCTGATCATCGCCGCCTGCTGGGGCTTCAGCCTGGTGTTCAGCGGACGCGGCGCCTACCTGCACACCGGGGCGATCATCGGCACCATCATGGTCGGCAACGTGTTCCGCATCATCATGCCGGCCCAGCGCCAGTTGGTCGCGGCGATCGCTGCCAACCAGACGCCTGACCCCTTGCTGCCCGCCAAGGGCCTGCTGCGTTCGCGGCACAACAACTACTTCACCCTGCCGGTGCTGTTCATCATGATCAGCAACCATTTTCCGAGCACCTACGGCAGCCAGTACAACTGGTTGATCCTGGCCGGGATCGCGGTGGCAGCGGTGCTGGTACGGCATTACTTCAACACCCGCCATGCCAGCAATAAGTACGCCTGGACCCTGCCAGCCGGCGCCCTGGCGATGATCTGCCTGGCCTACGTGACCGCGCCCAAGCCCCTGCCGGCCAGCCCCGAGCAGGCCGCCGCGCCGATCCAGTACCAGCCGCTGCCGGCCAGTGCCGTGGGCGGCAAGACCGCCGCCGAGCACCGCGCCGAGGCCGCAGCCAAGGCGGCCGAAGCCCCCGCCGCCGCCCCGGCCCAGGCTACTGCCCAGGCTGAGCCCGGCAACTTCGAGGCGATCCATCACGTGATCCAGGAACGCTGCACCGTGTGCCATTCGTCCAAACCCACCAGCCCGCTGTTCAGCACGGCTCCGGCCGGGGTGATGTTCGACACGCCACAGCAGATCCAGACCCAGGCCGCGCGCATCCAGGCACAGGCCGTGGCCAGCCAGATCATGCCGCTGGGCAACATCACCCAGATGACCGTGGAGGAGCGCAAGCTGGTCGGCGACTGGATCGCCAAGGGTGCGCCGGTCAACTAG
- a CDS encoding DUF808 domain-containing protein, with translation MAGSSFFALLDDIAALLDDISLMSKVAAKKSASVLSDDLAVNAEQVTGMKADRELPVVWAVFKGSLRNKAILVPCALILSAVLPAAVKWLLMAGGLYLCYEGFEAIKDKLSRDKPGDEAQASKSVPRSAEALAEYEQRKIKGAIKTDFILSAEIIVITLNVVAEAPLYQQILTLVIIALLMTVGVYGLVAGIVRLDDAGFALAKSKAQGLWGRCVKSVGRGLVAAAPMLMKALSWIGTVAMFLVGGTFIAEGIHPLEQALESLVAASGAWGPVVKYALFGVVGAVAGFITALIVGGFSKLRQRQAA, from the coding sequence ATGGCAGGCAGCAGTTTTTTCGCGTTGTTGGATGATATCGCGGCCCTTCTGGACGATATTTCGCTGATGAGCAAAGTGGCGGCGAAGAAGTCCGCCAGCGTGCTCAGCGACGACCTGGCGGTCAATGCCGAGCAGGTCACCGGCATGAAGGCGGACCGGGAATTGCCGGTGGTGTGGGCAGTGTTCAAGGGCTCGCTGAGGAACAAGGCCATTCTGGTGCCGTGCGCGCTGATACTCAGCGCCGTGCTGCCAGCGGCGGTCAAATGGCTGCTCATGGCTGGCGGCCTGTACTTGTGCTACGAGGGCTTTGAGGCGATCAAGGACAAGCTGTCACGCGACAAGCCCGGCGATGAGGCGCAGGCCAGCAAATCGGTACCGCGCAGCGCCGAGGCGCTAGCCGAGTACGAACAGCGCAAGATCAAGGGGGCGATCAAGACCGACTTCATCCTCAGCGCCGAAATCATCGTCATCACCTTGAACGTGGTGGCCGAGGCGCCGTTGTACCAGCAGATTCTCACGCTGGTGATCATCGCCCTGTTGATGACGGTCGGTGTCTACGGCCTGGTCGCCGGCATTGTGCGGCTGGATGACGCTGGCTTCGCCCTGGCCAAGTCCAAGGCCCAGGGGCTGTGGGGGCGGTGCGTGAAAAGCGTGGGGCGGGGCCTGGTGGCCGCGGCGCCGATGCTGATGAAGGCGCTGTCCTGGATCGGCACGGTGGCCATGTTCCTGGTGGGCGGCACGTTCATCGCCGAAGGCATCCACCCGTTGGAGCAGGCCCTGGAGTCGCTCGTGGCGGCCAGCGGCGCCTGGGGGCCGGTGGTCAAATATGCCCTGTTCGGGGTGGTCGGCGCGGTGGCCGGCTTCATCACGGCGCTGATCGTCGGCGGCTTTTCCAAGCTTCGCCAGCGCCAGGCGGCGTAA
- the uraH gene encoding hydroxyisourate hydrolase: MGRLTTHVLDAAHGCPGSSIRVELYRVEGQQLTLVNSALTNSDGRVDAPLLEGDAYRTGVYQLQFSAGDYYRARGVALPDTAFLDVVVLRFGIDQGQAHYHVPLLISPYSYSTYRGS, encoded by the coding sequence ATGGGACGTTTGACTACACATGTGCTGGACGCCGCCCACGGCTGTCCGGGGAGCTCGATCCGAGTCGAGCTGTACCGCGTCGAAGGCCAGCAACTGACGCTGGTCAACAGCGCGCTGACCAACAGCGATGGTCGGGTCGATGCACCGTTGCTCGAAGGCGATGCGTACCGCACCGGCGTGTATCAGTTGCAGTTCAGTGCCGGCGACTACTATCGGGCGCGTGGCGTGGCGCTGCCTGACACCGCGTTTCTCGATGTCGTGGTGCTGCGCTTTGGCATCGATCAGGGGCAAGCGCATTACCATGTGCCTTTGCTGATTTCGCCGTACAGCTATTCCACCTATCGCGGAAGTTAG
- the puuE gene encoding allantoinase PuuE produces the protein MSADYPRDMIGYGNTPPHPHWPGNARIALSFVLNYEEGGERCILHGDKESEAFLSEMVAAQPLQGVRNQSMESLYEYGSRAGVWRLLRLFKDSGVPLTIFAVAMAAQRHPDVIRAMVEAGHEICSHGYRWIDYQYMDEAQEREHMLEAIRILTEITGERPLGWYTGRTGPNTRRLVMEEGGFLYDSDTYDDDLPYWEKNTPTDKPHLVIPYTLDTNDMRFTQVQGFNCGEQFFQYLKDAFDVLYAEGAEAPKMLSIGLHCRLVGRPARLAALKRFVDYAKSHEQVWFARRVDIARHWHATHPYTPENAR, from the coding sequence ATGAGCGCTGACTACCCTCGCGACATGATCGGCTACGGCAACACGCCTCCTCACCCGCACTGGCCGGGCAACGCCCGCATCGCCTTGTCCTTCGTGCTCAACTACGAAGAAGGTGGCGAGCGCTGCATCCTGCATGGCGACAAGGAGTCCGAAGCCTTCCTCTCCGAGATGGTGGCGGCGCAACCGCTGCAAGGCGTACGCAACCAGAGCATGGAGTCGCTCTACGAATACGGCAGCCGGGCCGGCGTCTGGCGCCTGCTGCGGCTGTTCAAGGACAGCGGCGTACCGCTGACCATCTTCGCCGTGGCCATGGCCGCCCAGCGCCACCCGGACGTGATTCGCGCCATGGTCGAGGCCGGCCACGAGATCTGCAGCCACGGCTATCGCTGGATCGACTACCAGTACATGGACGAGGCCCAGGAGCGCGAGCACATGCTCGAAGCCATCCGCATCCTCACCGAGATCACAGGCGAACGCCCGCTGGGCTGGTACACCGGCCGTACCGGCCCCAACACCCGGCGCCTGGTGATGGAGGAAGGCGGCTTCCTCTACGACAGCGACACCTACGACGACGACCTGCCCTACTGGGAAAAGAACACCCCCACCGACAAGCCGCACCTGGTGATCCCCTACACCCTGGACACCAACGACATGCGCTTCACCCAGGTGCAGGGCTTCAACTGCGGCGAGCAATTCTTCCAGTACCTAAAGGACGCGTTCGACGTGCTCTACGCCGAGGGCGCCGAGGCGCCGAAGATGCTTTCCATCGGCCTGCATTGCCGCCTGGTCGGCCGTCCGGCGCGCCTGGCCGCGCTCAAGCGCTTCGTCGACTACGCGAAAAGCCACGAGCAAGTCTGGTTCGCCCGCCGCGTGGACATCGCCCGTCACTGGCACGCCACCCACCCCTACACGCCCGAGAACGCCCGATGA
- a CDS encoding GlcG/HbpS family heme-binding protein has translation MTALTLNVANTLVHAALCAGRRIDAAPLTVAVLDAGGHLLALQREDGASLLRPQLATAKAWGAVALGKGSRLLALDAQQRPAFFAALNGLGDGAVVPAPGGVLIRDQAGTVLGALGISGDTSDVDEQCAISAIESLGLRADAGAAV, from the coding sequence ATGACTGCACTCACCCTCAACGTCGCCAACACCCTGGTCCACGCCGCGCTCTGCGCTGGACGCCGGATCGACGCGGCCCCTCTCACCGTGGCCGTGCTGGACGCCGGCGGGCATCTGTTGGCCTTGCAGCGCGAGGACGGGGCCAGCCTGCTGCGTCCGCAACTGGCCACGGCCAAGGCCTGGGGCGCGGTGGCGCTGGGTAAGGGGTCGCGCCTGCTGGCGCTGGACGCGCAGCAGCGCCCGGCGTTCTTCGCCGCGCTCAACGGGCTGGGTGACGGCGCCGTGGTACCGGCGCCGGGAGGCGTGCTGATTCGCGATCAGGCCGGCACGGTGCTGGGCGCGCTGGGCATCAGTGGCGATACCTCGGATGTCGACGAGCAGTGCGCGATCAGTGCGATCGAGTCGCTGGGGTTGCGCGCAGATGCGGGCGCGGCGGTGTGA
- a CDS encoding nucleobase:cation symporter-2 family protein, producing the protein MSTSPQASIPVAPPRQPLPLAQLVLVALQHVLLMYGGAIAVPLIIGQAAGLSREEIAFLINADLLVAGVATVIQSLGIGPVGIRMPVMMGASFAAVGSMVAMAGMPGVGLQGIFGATIAAGLFGLLIAPFMSRVVRFFPPLVTGTVITAIGLSLFPVAVNWAGGGQQADSFGAPIYLMVAGLVLAVILLINRFMRGFWVNVSVLVGMGLGYVLAGCIGMVDLSGLAQAPWLQVVTPLHFGLPTFSLAPILSMCLVVVIIFVESTGMFLALGKVTDRPVTPGMLRRGLLCDAGASFVAGFFNTFTHSSFAQNIGLVQMTGVRCRSVTAVAGVLLMLLSLLPKAAFLIASIPPAVLGGASIAMFGMVTATGIKILQEADISDRRNQLLVAVSIGFGLIPVVRPEFFAQMPTWMEPITHSGIAMATLSALLLNLLFNILGGAERAAHTRVCHRH; encoded by the coding sequence ATGTCCACGTCACCGCAGGCGTCCATTCCCGTCGCGCCGCCACGACAACCCCTGCCCCTGGCCCAGCTCGTCCTGGTGGCCCTGCAACATGTGCTGCTGATGTACGGCGGCGCCATCGCCGTGCCGCTGATCATCGGCCAGGCCGCGGGTCTGTCACGCGAGGAAATCGCCTTCCTGATCAACGCCGACCTGCTCGTGGCCGGGGTCGCGACCGTCATCCAGTCGCTGGGCATCGGCCCGGTGGGTATCCGCATGCCGGTGATGATGGGTGCCAGCTTCGCCGCCGTCGGCAGCATGGTGGCCATGGCCGGCATGCCCGGCGTGGGCCTGCAGGGCATCTTCGGCGCGACCATCGCCGCTGGGCTGTTCGGGCTGCTCATCGCGCCGTTCATGTCCAGGGTGGTGCGGTTCTTCCCGCCGCTGGTCACCGGCACGGTGATCACCGCCATTGGCCTGTCGCTGTTCCCGGTGGCGGTCAACTGGGCCGGTGGTGGTCAGCAGGCGGACAGCTTCGGCGCGCCCATCTACCTCATGGTCGCCGGCCTGGTGCTCGCGGTGATCCTGCTGATCAACCGCTTCATGCGCGGTTTCTGGGTCAACGTCTCGGTGCTGGTCGGCATGGGCCTGGGCTACGTGCTGGCCGGCTGCATCGGCATGGTCGATCTGTCGGGCCTGGCCCAGGCGCCATGGTTGCAGGTGGTCACGCCGCTGCACTTCGGCCTGCCGACCTTCAGCCTGGCACCGATCCTGTCGATGTGCCTGGTGGTGGTGATCATCTTCGTCGAGTCCACCGGCATGTTCCTGGCCCTGGGCAAGGTCACCGATCGGCCGGTCACGCCCGGCATGCTGCGGCGCGGCCTGTTGTGCGATGCCGGCGCTTCGTTCGTGGCCGGTTTCTTCAACACCTTCACCCATTCCTCCTTCGCCCAGAACATCGGCCTGGTGCAGATGACCGGCGTGCGCTGCCGCTCGGTCACGGCGGTCGCCGGTGTCTTGCTGATGCTGCTCAGCCTGCTGCCCAAGGCGGCGTTCCTGATTGCGTCGATCCCACCGGCGGTACTGGGCGGTGCGTCGATCGCCATGTTCGGCATGGTCACGGCCACGGGCATCAAGATTCTGCAGGAAGCGGACATCAGCGACCGTCGTAATCAACTGCTGGTTGCGGTGAGCATAGGCTTCGGCTTGATACCGGTGGTGCGTCCGGAATTCTTCGCGCAGATGCCGACCTGGATGGAGCCGATCACCCACAGTGGCATCGCCATGGCCACCCTCAGCGCGTTGCTGTTGAACCTGCTGTTCAACATTCTTGGCGGCGCCGAGCGGGCCGCCCACACCAGGGTGTGTCACCGGCACTGA
- a CDS encoding TetR/AcrR family transcriptional regulator, protein MSTIRERNKELILRAASEEFADKGFAATKTSDIAAKAGLPKPNVYYYFKSKENLYREVLESIIAPIMQASTPFNAEGDPQEVLSNYIRSKVRISRDLPHASKVFASEIMHGAPHLSPSQVEQLNEQARHNIECIQRWIERGQIAAVDPHHLMFSIWAATQTYADFDWQIAVVTGKAKLSDSDYDAAADTIIRLVLKGCEPEPA, encoded by the coding sequence ATGAGCACGATTCGCGAGCGCAACAAGGAACTGATCCTGCGCGCGGCCAGCGAGGAATTCGCCGACAAGGGCTTCGCGGCTACCAAGACCAGCGACATCGCGGCCAAGGCCGGGCTGCCCAAGCCGAATGTCTACTACTACTTCAAGTCCAAGGAAAACCTCTACCGCGAGGTACTGGAAAGCATCATCGCGCCGATCATGCAGGCCTCCACGCCGTTCAATGCCGAGGGCGATCCGCAGGAAGTGCTCAGCAACTACATCCGCTCGAAGGTCCGCATCTCCCGCGACCTGCCCCATGCGTCCAAGGTGTTCGCCAGCGAGATCATGCACGGCGCCCCGCACCTGTCGCCGTCGCAGGTGGAGCAGCTCAACGAGCAGGCCCGGCACAACATCGAATGCATCCAGCGCTGGATCGAACGCGGGCAGATCGCTGCGGTCGATCCGCACCACCTGATGTTCAGCATCTGGGCCGCGACCCAGACCTACGCGGACTTCGACTGGCAGATCGCAGTGGTCACCGGCAAGGCGAAACTCAGCGACAGCGACTACGACGCGGCCGCCGACACCATCATCCGCCTGGTGCTCAAGGGTTGCGAGCCGGAGCCTGCGTGA
- the uraD gene encoding 2-oxo-4-hydroxy-4-carboxy-5-ureidoimidazoline decarboxylase: MSAFTTVTPSTLSRDAFVAAFADIYEHSPWVAERAFDQGEHSALDQIEALHQRMSAVLLAASHAEQLALINAHPDLAGKAAVRGELTESSTHEQAGAGIHLCTAEEFARFTELNHAYKAKFQFPFIMAVKGSDRHQILAAFEQRIHNDADAEFREALAQINQIALFRLQQL, from the coding sequence ATGAGCGCCTTCACCACCGTCACCCCTTCGACCCTGAGCCGCGACGCGTTCGTCGCCGCCTTCGCCGACATCTACGAGCACTCGCCGTGGGTGGCCGAGCGGGCCTTCGACCAGGGCGAGCACAGTGCGTTGGACCAGATCGAGGCCCTGCACCAGCGCATGAGCGCGGTGCTGCTGGCCGCCAGCCACGCCGAGCAACTGGCGCTGATCAATGCGCACCCGGACCTGGCCGGCAAAGCGGCGGTGCGTGGCGAGCTGACCGAGTCGAGCACCCACGAGCAGGCCGGCGCCGGCATTCACCTGTGCACGGCCGAGGAATTCGCCCGTTTCACCGAGCTCAATCACGCCTACAAGGCAAAATTCCAGTTTCCGTTCATCATGGCGGTCAAAGGCAGCGACCGGCACCAGATCCTCGCCGCCTTCGAGCAGCGCATCCATAACGATGCCGACGCCGAGTTCCGCGAGGCGCTGGCGCAGATCAACCAGATCGCCCTGTTCCGTCTGCAGCAATTGTGA